A stretch of DNA from Desulfosarcina ovata subsp. ovata:
CTGAGATTTTTCTCCGATGCTGATTCAGCCTGTCAAGGCTTGGCAGGCTCATCGCCATCATTGATTCCATGGCACGGGGCAACCCTTCAACATTGAAGTCAGGATCGAAAACCGTCTCGCCAAGGCCGAGGGGCAGCATTTCAGGAATCCAATAGAGATATGGTTTTGAAATGGCCTGTGTGGCAGCCGTTACAATTGCTTGCTTGTATCCCTTTTCTTCGGAACCTATTTGAGTGATATTTAAAATATCTTGATGACTGTTCGAAACCAGGGCGCCTCCCCCTCCAACCGGTAGAGGTTTGCCTCTCCCGAAACTGAACAATCCGAAATCTCCCAGAGTGCCAGGAGCCCTTAGTTCGTTGCCCTTTCCAAATGCCTGGGCCGCATCCTCGATTAGGTATGCACCGTGTTGTTGAGTTGAGTTGATGATTTCATCAAGCGGCGACAAAATACCAAAAAGATGCTGGGCAACCACAGCCAGGGTCTTCTCTGAGATGGCACGTCGAAGGGAGTCAACATCTGCAAAAAGGGTGCTTGGATCAAGATCATAGACGGCGATTTTAAGACCAGCTTTGGCGACGGACGCGGCTACTGAATAACAAGTATAGCCGGGGATCAACACTTCATCACGATTACCGCCCTCTCTTTCTTTTAGCGACAAAAGCAATTTGTATAACAGCACTCTTGCACTTTCAGCGAGGATGCAGTGCTTAACATTCAGATAGTTGCACAGAACAGATTTGAAATCGACCGGCTCCCTGTTGAATGTTGATAGAATGGCCGACCAAGGGATTTTCGTCTCGGCAGGGGGGTACCAAGCTAAATTTTTTAAAAATTTTAACACTAATGAATGGATTCTATTTTTAGTAATTTATTTAGACAGGATTAACAAGATCTTCAGGATATTTTATTCATGGCTTTCGGCCAACTATTTCTCATAATTATTAATAATGAAAAGAACATTTATTTAAGTTTTTTCGGGTAAAACCCGTATATTATGTTATCTTGGCAATCCTGTTAATCCTGTCGGATAATTTGTTATTTTTTATACATGATTTA
This window harbors:
- a CDS encoding aminotransferase class V-fold PLP-dependent enzyme, translated to MLKFLKNLAWYPPAETKIPWSAILSTFNREPVDFKSVLCNYLNVKHCILAESARVLLYKLLLSLKEREGGNRDEVLIPGYTCYSVAASVAKAGLKIAVYDLDPSTLFADVDSLRRAISEKTLAVVAQHLFGILSPLDEIINSTQQHGAYLIEDAAQAFGKGNELRAPGTLGDFGLFSFGRGKPLPVGGGGALVSNSHQDILNITQIGSEEKGYKQAIVTAATQAISKPYLYWIPEMLPLGLGETVFDPDFNVEGLPRAMESMMAMSLPSLDRLNQHRRKISDIYSEMIDPKLQVLNSDQATSIIRFPVMLTNTMLDKKMKRYGIRQMYPHSIVDEISIKPHLRNKQGLTPGATEIAEKLFTLPTHIGIDERMAKDISILVQKTVRQDLQD